A window of Fragaria vesca subsp. vesca linkage group LG7, FraVesHawaii_1.0, whole genome shotgun sequence contains these coding sequences:
- the LOC101292159 gene encoding histone H4-like, with protein MSGRGKGGKGLGKGGAKRHRKVLRDNIQGITKPAIRRLARRGGVKRISGLIYEETRGVLKIFLENVIRDAVTYTEHARRKTVTAMDVVYALKRQGRTLYGFGG; from the coding sequence ATGTCTGGGCGTGGAAAGGGAGGCAAGGGACTGGGAAAGGGAGGAGCAAAACGACACCGTAAGGTCCTCCGTGACAATATTCAGGGTATCACTAAGCCGGCCATACGTCGGTTGGCTCGCAGAGGAGGAGTCAAGCGTATCAGTGGCTTGATTTATGAGGAAACAAGAGGGGTGCTCAAGATTTTTCTTGAGAATGTGATCAGAGACGCCGTGACCTACACTGAGCACGCTCGCCGCAAGACTGTGACTGCCATGGATGTGGTGTATGCGTTGAAGAGGCAAGGCAGGACTCTGTATGGGTTTGGTGGCTAG
- the LOC101309494 gene encoding uncharacterized protein LOC101309494, with protein MRAITKFRATDPETPPSDPAPEPASSDFDDRLSQVRLRYRSGTGKKAEARKSKKSKSSGSSGSSVFLPPVPLKEPVSGGLKVDFGFSPYSERVNGRVALLGLMALLLVELATGKSVFKFHTPSVVLVQVYFVAAATAVYIKFEKEKVSVWPQSQSPTPKD; from the exons ATGAGAGCAATAACAAAGTT CCGAGCCACCGACCCGGAAACACCCCCCTCCGACCCGGCCCCGGAACCCGCCTCCTCCGACTTCGACGACCGCCTCAGCCAGGTCCGGCTCCGCTACCGCAGCGGCACCGGCAAGAAAGCCGAGGCCCGGAAGTCCAAGAAGTCCAAATCATCCGGGTCTTCCGGGTCCAGCGTCTTTCTGCCGCCGGTGCCGCTCAAGGAGCCGGTCTCCGGCGGGTTGAAGGTGGACTTCGGGTTCAGCCCGTATAGCGAGCGGGTCAACGGGCGGGTCGCACTTCTGGGTCTGATGGCGTTGCTGCTGGTGGAGCTGGCGACGGGGAAGAGTGTGTTTAAGTTTCATACGCCGTCGGTGGTGCTGGTTCAGGTTTACTTTGTGGCGGCGGCGACGGCAGTTTATATTAAGTTTGAGAAGGAGAAAGTCAGTGTTTGGCCTCAGTCTCAGTCTCCAACACCAAAAGATTAA
- the LOC101309781 gene encoding ABC transporter G family member 6-like, giving the protein MSRVAAENQISPFFTMELDDFPRASHGASPSLGQLLKHVGDVRKEATGDGGETPLHHHHQVLDVSDESLDEPRTLPFVLSFTNLTYSVKIRRKFSLSGMFSSDRNRLGAATQAEPVGGESLFTSTKTLLNDISGEAREGEVLAVLGASGSGKSTLIDALANRIAKGSLKGKVSLNGEVLESRLLKVISAYVMQDDLLFPMLTVEETLMFAAEFRLPRALSKSKKKMRVQALIDQLGLRNAANTIIGDEGHRGVSGGERRRVSIGIDIVHDPIILFLDEPTSGLDSTSAFMVVKVLQRIAQSGSIVIMSVHQPSYRILGLLDRLLFLSRGQTVFSGSPAQLPPYFAEFGRPIPDSENKTEFALDLIRELEGSPGGTKSLVEFNKSWQAMKHTTNRTTDTRHVVPLQEAISASISRGKLVSGATNNDASPNSMVPTFANPILVEIAVLAKRSMKNARRMPELFGIRLGAVMVTGFILATMFWNLDNTPKGVQERLGFIAFAMSTTFYTCADALPVFLQERYIFMRETAYNAYRRSSYVLSHSLVALPSLIFLSAAFSATTFWAVGLDGGLSGFLFYFLIIFASFWAGSSFVTFLSGVVPHVMLGYTIVVAILAYFLLFSGFFINRDRIPDYWIWFHYMSLVKYPYEGVMQNEFQDPTKCFVRGVQIFDNTPLAAVPAALKLKLLDSMSETLGMKITRSTCLTTGSDILKQQGVTDLSKWSCLWITVAWGFLFRILFYFSLLVGSKNKRR; this is encoded by the coding sequence ATGTCTCGTGTAGCAGCAGAGAATCAGATATCCCCGTTTTTCACAATGGAGCTCGACGACTTCCCACGCGCCTCCCACGGCGCCTCACCTTCGCTTGGACAACTGCTGAAGCACGTCGGAGACGTCCGCAAGGAGGCCACCGGCGACGGCGGCGAGACTCCGCTGCATCACCACCACCAGGTGCTCGACGTCAGCGACGAGAGCCTTGACGAACCGAGGACGCTGCCGTTCGTGCTCTCCTTCACTAATCTCACTTACAGCGTCAAGATTCGCCGGAAGTTCAGTCTTTCCGGCATGTTCAGTTCCGATCGCAACCGTCTCGGCGCCGCGACGCAGGCTGAGCCAGTCGGGGGAGAGAGCCTCTTCACAAGTACCAAGACGCTGCTGAACGACATCTCCGGCGAGGCTCGAGAAGGCGAGGTCCTGGCGGTGCTCGGCGCCAGCGGCTCCGGCAAGTCGACTCTGATCGACGCCTTGGCTAATCGGATCGCTAAGGGAAGCCTGAAGGGGAAGGTGAGCCTCAACGGCGAGGTCTTGGAGTCAAGACTACTGAAAGTGATCTCAGCTTACGTCATGCAAGACGATCTGCTATTTCCGATGCTGACGGTGGAGGAGACGCTCATGTTCGCCGCCGAGTTCCGCCTCCCTCGGGCGCTCTCGAAATCCAAGAAGAAAATGCGCGTCCAGGCCTTAATCGACCAGCTCGGCCTCCGCAACGCCGCCAACACCATCATCGGCGACGAAGGCCACCGCGGCGTCTCCGGCGGAGAGCGCCGCCGCGTCTCGATCGGAATCGACATCGTCCACGACCCGATCATTCTCTTCCTCGACGAGCCGACCTCCGGCCTCGACTCCACCTCCGCCTTCATGGTAGTCAAAGTCCTCCAGAGGATTGCTCAGTCCGGCAGCATTGTGATCATGTCCGTCCATCAACCCAGCTACAGAATCTTGGGCCTACTGGACCGACTTCTCTTCCTCAGCCGCGGCCAAACCGTTTTCTCCGGCTCGCCAGCTCAGCTCCCCCCTTATTTCGCGGAGTTCGGGCGGCCCATACCCGACTCCGAAAACAAAACCGAGTTCGCTCTCGACCTGATCCGAGAACTCGAAGGCTCTCCCGGCGGCACCAAATCCCTAGTCGAATTCAACAAATCCTGGCAAGCCATGAAGCACACGACAAACCGTACCACAGACACACGACACGTCGTTCCTCTCCAAGAAGCCATCTCGGCCTCCATCTCACGCGGCAAGCTCGTCTCCGGCGCCACCAACAACGACGCCTCCCCCAACTCCATGGTCCCCACTTTCGCTAACCCTATCCTCGTGGAAATCGCCGTCCTCGCGAAACGCTCCATGAAAAACGCGAGACGCATGCCGGAGCTCTTCGGCATCCGACTCGGCGCCGTCATGGTCACCGGCTTCATCCTCGCCACCATGTTCTGGAACCTTGACAACACCCCGAAGGGAGTCCAAGAACGGCTCGGGTTCATCGCCTTCGCCATGTCCACCACCTTCTACACCTGCGCCGACGCCTTACCCGTCTTCCTCCAAGAACGCTACATCTTCATGAGAGAGACAGCTTACAACGCCTACCGTAGATCCTCCTACGTTCTTTCACATTCATTGGTTGCTCTTCCGTCGCTGATCTTCCTCTCCGCCGCGTTCTCCGCCACCACATTCTGGGCGGTGGGCCTCGACGGTGGGCTTTCCGGGTTCTTGTTCTACTTCCTGATCATCTTTGCTTCATTCTGGGCCGGAAGCTCTTTCGTGACGTTTCTCTCCGGGGTGGTCCCGCACGTGATGCTCGGCTATACTATTGTGGTGGCAATTCTAGCCTACTTCCTACTATTCAGCGGCTTCTTCATCAACCGTGACAGAATCCCGGACTATTGGATTTGGTTCCACTACATGTCCTTGGTCAAGTACCCTTACGAGGGAGTGATGCAGAACGAGTTTCAGGACCCGACGAAGTGCTTTGTGAGGGGTGTACAAATTTTCGATAATACTCCGCTGGCGGCCGTACCGGCTGCGCTGAAGTTGAAGCTTTTGGATAGTATGAGTGAGACTTTGGGGATGAAGATTACTAGGTCGACTTGCTTGACTACTGGGAGTGATATTTTGAAGCAGCAGGGGGTGACTGATTTGAGCAAGTGGAGTTGCTTGTGGATCACGGTGGCGTGGGGGTTTCTGTTTAGGATTCTCTTCTATTTTTCGCTGTTGGTTGGGAGCAAGAACAAGAGGAGGTAA
- the LOC101309202 gene encoding uncharacterized protein LOC101309202: protein MVQGNDNIVRVKVEQPSYRVHLSSSEELQRKGKLVMADNPVPQMTVGINELNLRPTEASVSSLSKDIMHDKRLAVVKCEEVMPATAESTELSLSLKEHMFPALTCQKGDNGVSHPSRDKSEPLSLSLSLSEEKISSHCKSNGRDLKVHGAQMQSCRANWDLNTPMDAWEDSVNDAPVSVDRNNAKGGAHAVSSIGMIEGGVSSERQSIAENHKRTNLTMLSKLGSQQCKSNDSLLLRLSSCSPPNLCQGPSSSIGFDLDRRGSANLTRVAGPTSNLNLGNHITVKPEPFDERVKQEPSSMGPLNIRAGKPGVVERSIVGAVKSSNVSAQKLIDPRSIKSEPAIELNQDMGKSTKGKSVQLDKHLNGPDDHSSGMKLPVAAGISAGMPSCLIELTRQPSSLELTVTQDVLNRSGDSGEKLSHEACQSNEKVAISLGHDSKVNILRTKEDKIDSPSCKLKLMNIQPLDSRGSGGTSDEEKLNISTDMLEDSYGTDYESDGNHIVDTAIQTKKEGKAEDYEDGEVRDSLLGAAVQDELMCEARQVENANHDDSKHERTECAGPVNIVHHTSCHAEAKDIKTDNLAGTSNNNDEDVNISSKSDEGCDNEVCSQEPLFDVKLTSSEGLKGSISTVTTELLNDQPGMRDSHMCQDAALSSEQVTVEIQGTAVATALDTELNVNKTEPVHTSESTLSKTSGSGDNGTKDTGNGGLRSRIITLPRSLNGSPSRSLSIPGQSVPSRVGTEMLPDVTADDEQLHPRGRGETYVDDMYRFPRERFQDQSWRNSRVNFRGGRGRMNNRGDWSSSDRYLAAEHYYNQTKYRIPRYKYVNDVSDPDLEYNNFSMASDAAFGSRGGRKLSHDGPINHRIPSRRRSPVGENIVQVSRGNQRNFSPSRCIDEDTSDLVGTRHSEKLMRGFPVDSVDPMFNRTQPSYEGDGQFGRGRGNRTYSFVQRRGFQIRSKSPIRTRTRSPGPWSSPRGRSPDGFGGPGEHRPHYRMERFRSPDGASFTGEMVVRRNPANELRDMDTGRDRGHQRCGIHRSPSRVLLRNRRFDVIDPRERADNNEFFTGGRPMHSGRVHELGGDGNGDERRRFGERRGPVRTFRPPYNNADEETFQVNTEDGPRPFRFCPDGETEFQERERGNLRDKDIDRRIKNRPGNAPRRMRSIEDQEGNFRNDGQPWNNSGFDDISRAKRKRF from the exons ATGGTGCAAGGAAATGATAATATCGTTAGGGTCAAAGTTGAACAGCCTAGCTATAGAGTTCATTTGTCTTCTTCAGAAGAGCTGCAAAGGAAAGGGAAGTTAGTGATGGCTGATAATCCTGTACCACAGATGACTGTAGGGATAAATGAGTTGAATTTGAGACCAACCGAAGCTTCTGTATCTAGTTTAAGTAAGGATATTATGCATGACAAACGCTTAGCGGTAGTGAAATGTGAAGAAGTGATGCCTGCTACTGCTGAGAGTACCGAATTATCATTATCTTTGAAGGAACATATGTTTCCAGCTCTGACATGCCAAAAGGGTGACAATGGTGTGAGTCACCCGAGTCGGGATAAATCTGAACCTCTTTCCCTGAGTTTGTCTTTAAGTGAAGAGAAAATCAGTAGCCACTGCAAAAGTAATGGCAGAGATCTGAAAGTCCATGGTGCCCAGATGCAATCATGTAGAGCAAACTGGGATTTGAATACACCAATGGATGCATGGGAAGATTCTGTTAATGATGCTCCAGTATCTGTTGATCGGAACAATGCAAAAGGTGGGGCACATGCTGTTAGCTCAATTGGGATGATTGAAGGTGGTGTTAGCTCAGAAAGACAGAGTATTGCTGAGAATCACAAAAGAACTAATTTGACCATGTTGTCCAAACTAGGTAGCCAGCAATGTAAGTCCAATGACTCTCTTCTTTTACGCCTTAGTTCTTGCTCACCGCCAAACCTGTGTCAAGGTCCTAGTTCATCCATTGGATTTGATTTGGATAGGAGGGGCTCTGCAAACTTAACTAGGGTGGCAGGGCCAACTAGCAATCTAAACTTGGGTAATCATATCACTGTGAAACCAGAGCCATTTGATGAGAGGGTCAAACAGGAACCCAGTAGTATGGGGCCATTAAATATTAGAGCAGGAAAGCCTGGAGTAGTTGAGCGTTCCATTGTTGGAGCTGTTAAGTCCTCAAATGTGAGCGCCCAAAAGTTAATTGATCCTAGATCCATAAAATCTGAACCGGCTATTGAGCTTAATCAAGACATGGGCAAGTCAACCAAAGGGAAATCAGTCCAACTGGATAAACATTTAAATGGTCCGGATGATCATTCTTCTGGCATGAAATTGCCTGTTGCTGCAGGGATATCTGCTGGAATGCCTTCTTGTTTGATAGAGTTGACCAGGCAGCCTTCTTCGTTAGAATTGACTGTGACTCAGGATGTGCTAAACCGTTCAGGAGACTCTGGTGAAAAACTGTCTCACGAAGCTTGTCAAAGCAATGAGAAAGTTGCTATATCCCTTGGCCATGATAGTAAGGTAAACATCTTGCGAACCAAAGAAGACAAGATAGATAGTCCGAGTTGTAAATTGAAATTGATGAATATTCAACCCCTTGACTCACGCGGGAGTGGTGGAACCAGTGATGAGGAAAAGTTAAATATTTCAACAGATATGCTTGAAGATTCTTATGGCACTGATTATGAATCAGATGGTAATCATATTGTAGATACTGCTATTCAGACTAAAAAAGAAGGTAAAGCTGAGGACTATGAAGATGGCGAGGTCAGAGATTCACTTCTGGGTGCAGCAGTCCAGGATGAGCTCATGTGTGAGGCAAGACAAGTGGAAAATGCCAATCATGATGATTCTAAACATGAAAGGACAGAGTGTGCGGGTCCTGTTAATATCGTTCATCATACTTCATGCCATGCCGAGGCAAAAGACATCAAAACAGACAATCTTGCTGGAACAAGCAACAACAATGATGAAGATGTAAATATCAGTAGTAAATCTGACGAGGGATGTGATAATGAAGTGTGCTCGCAAGAACCATTGTTTGATGTAAAGCTAACGAGCTCTGAGGGCTTGAAAGGGTCCATCAGCACTGTGACAACAGAACTCCTCAATGATCAACCTGGGATGAGAGATTCTCATATGTGTCAGGATGCAGCGTTATCCTCGGAGCAGGTCACTGTAGAAATCCAGGGAACTGCAGTAGCTACTGCTCTAGATACTGAGCTGAATGTTAATAAAACTGAACCTGTACATACAAGTGAATCAACTTTGTCTAAAACTTCTGGTAGTGGTGATAATGGGACTAAGGATACGGGTAATGGAGGACTGCGGAGCCGGATTATAACTTTGCCTAGATCTTTAAATGGTTCTCCGAGCAGATCGCTATCAATTCCAGGCCAGTCAGTTCCATCAAGAGTTGGAACAGAAATGTTACCTGATGTAACAGCAGACGACGAACAACTACATCCTCGAGGGAG AGGGGAAACATATGTTGATGATATGTACAGATTTCCAAGGGAACGGTTCCAAGATCAGTCATGGAGGAATTCTAGAGTGAATTTTAGAGGTGGTAGAGGAAGGATGAATAACCGTGGTGATTGGAGTTCTTCTGACCGTTACCTTGCAGCAGAGCATTATTACAATCAAACGAAGTACCGTATTCCAAGATATAAATATGTAAATGATGTATCTGACCCTGACCTTGAATATAATAATTTTAGTATGGCTTCAGATGCTGCATTTGGTAGCCGTGGAGGGAGGAAGCTTTCCCATGATGGACCAATTAACCACCGTATACCCTCAAGAAGACGGTCTCCGGTTGGTGAAAATATTGTTCAAGTGTCTCGTGGGAATCAGAGAAATTTTAGCCCAAGTAGATGCATTGATGAAGATACTTCAGATCTGGTTGGGACAAGGCATAGTGAGAAGCTTATGAGAGGATTTCCAGTTGATTCTGTAGATCCAATGTTCAATCGTACCCAACCTTCATATGAGGGAGATGGTCAGTTTGGACGAGGGCGAGGAAATAGGACCTATTCTTTTGTTCAGAGGAGAGGGTTTCAAATTCGTTCAAAGTCTCCAATAAGGACTAGAACTCGTTCTCCTGGGCCATGGTCATCTCCTAGAGGAAGGTCCCCCGATGGATTTGGTGGGCCTGGAGAACATCGACCACATTACAGGATGGAGAGATTTAGATCCCCTGATGGGGCGTCTTTTACCGGAGAGATGGTTGTCAGAAGAAATCCTGCAAATGAGTTGAGGGATATGGATACCGGAAGAGATCGTGGTCATCAAAGGTGTGGCATCCACCGGAGTCCTTCCCGTGTTTTACTTAGAAACAGAAGGTTTGATGTCATAGATCCTCGAGAGAGGGCAGACAATAATGAGTTTTTCACGGGTGGCAGGCCTATGCATTCCGGTCGGGTGCATGAACTCGGTGGTGATGGAAATGGTGATGAGAGGAGAAGGTTTGGTGAGAGACGTGGACCTGTACGTACATTTAGGCCTCCTTATAACAATGCTGATGAAGAGACATTTCAAGTTAACACAGAGGATGGCCCTAGGCCTTTCCGGTTCTGTCCAGATGGTGAAACTGAGTTCCAGGAAAGAGAAAGAGGCAATTTGAGGGACAAAGATATTGACAGAAGGATAAAGAACAGGCCAGGAAATGCACCTAGAAGAATGAGAAGCATTGAAGATCAGGAAGGAAATTTCAGGAACGATGGACAGCCATGGAATAATAGTGGTTTTGATGATATCTCACGAGCGAAGAGAAAAAGGTTTTGA
- the LOC101291866 gene encoding uncharacterized protein LOC101291866 produces the protein MMMNQGGNTQTIAAVDPNSIENRHVANGNQGQAPSYYPSTSVAEASYPSTSGAEASAWPTHRVENGSTNNGVHSQTTYQYNQHTQPPGSSTPSLGTVNAPQDYSSYASYPNPADPYGYGSTGYQGYYNNYQQQPNQSYSQPVGAYQNTGAPYQPISSFQNTGSYAGSASYSSTYYNPADYQTAGGYASSGYTNQTNQTTAWNGGNYANYTSQQYAPYTPEAPGVYSSAPTTSTPQNYQQQYNQWADYYNQTEVSCAPGTENLSVTSTQNVGCPVPGVTTGYQTSVNQPPPPPPSYTPSWRPESSSSHLPSVQSGAVVGGAHDAYWNHVAPTSQSQIQHISPNQAQFQKPLDQKNSYDSFQDQQKATTSQSSSIQYPPASQPPYVSHSYQTPSQAVPSIDAQRANKLQIPTNPRITSSITVGLRKTEKDINMTSPAVKPAYISVSLPKPVDKVPSSASADSLLKTGMFPKSLRGYVERALARCKDDNQMAACQVVMKEIITKATADSTLYTRDWDTEPLFPLPNEDATNKELNSSDLVSSLAKLKRSPSRRPKSRWEPLPEEKSEKSAERPASLNGSGLNYAAWGHVNDKERKPFVWGSGSKNDNMSNAKFPSLEQKSASKIIQKPFKRQRLSDGVGTTENGDASSDSDPDQGLAAYYTGAMALADSPEERKRREHRSKRFEKVQSHRGQNNHFKPKNAGAGNLYARRANALVLSKNFEDGASRAVEDIDWDSLTVKGTCQEIEKRYLRLTSAPDPATVRPEDVLEKALLMVQNSQKNYLYKCDQLKSIRQDLTVQRIRNHLTVKVYETHARLALEVGDLPEYNQCQSQLKSLYADGIEGCHMEFSAYNLLCVILHSNNNRDLLSSMASLSAETKRHEAVKHALAVRAAVTSGNYVMFFRLYKTAPNLSTCLMDLYVEKMRFKAVSCMCRSYRPTIPVSYVAQILGFTNITPTNEESEDKDSEGLEECIEWLKLHGASFIADNNGEMQLDAKSTSSSLYMPETDAVSHGDANLAVNDFFTRTPS, from the exons ATGATGATGAACCAAGGAGGCAATACTCAGACCATTGCTGCTGTCGACCCCAATTCAATTGAG AATCGCCATGTAGCTAATGGGAACCAAGGACAGGCGCCCTCGTATTATCCGTCAACAAGTGTGGCGGAAGCGTCTTATCCGTCAACAAGTGGGGCGGAAGCGTCAGCATGGCCAACTCATCGGGTGGAGAATGGCTCCACAAATAATGGGGTTCATTCGCAAACAACGTATCAATACAATCAGCATACACAGCCGCCTGGGAGTAGTACGCCCAGTTTGGGAACAGTGAATGCACCGCAAGATTACAGTAGCTACGCGTCATACCCTAATCCTGCTGATCCGTATGGTTATGGAAGTACAGGATACCAAGGTTACTATAACAACTATCAGCAGCAACCCAACCAGTCCTACTCACAACCCGTAGGAGCATATCAAAATACAGGTGCTCCTTATCAGCCTATTTCCTCATTTCAGAATACAGGGTCTTATGCTGGGTCTGCAAGTTATTCAAGCACTTACTACAATCCTGCTGATTATCAGACTGCTGGAGGCTATGCAAGTAGCGGTTACACTAATCAAACTAATCAGACCACCGCTTGGAATGGTGGAAATTATGCAAACTATACCTCTCAACAGTATGCACCTTACACTCCAGAAGCTCCTGGTGTATATAGTTCTGCTCCTACAACGTCAACTCCACAAAATTATCAGCAGCAATATAACCAATGGGCAGATTATTACAATCAAACAGAAGTCAGTTGTGCTCCTGGGACTGAGAACTTGTCTGTTACTAGTACACAGAATGTGGGATGTCCGGTTCCAGGTGTTACCACTGGGTATCAAACCTCAGTCAACCAGCCACCACCACCACCACCTTCATACACTCCTTCATGGAGGCCAGAATCTAGTTCATCTCACTTACCATCGGTGCAG TCTGGTGCTGTAGTTGGTGGTGCTCATGATGCTTACTGGAATCATGTGGCTCCTACTTCGCAATCTCAAATTCAACATATATCTCCTAATCAAGCACAATTTCAAAAGCCTTTGGATCAAAAAAATTCTTATGATAGCTTTCAGGACCAACAGAAAGCTACAACTTCTCAATCATCAAGCATTCAGTATCCTCCTGCTTCTCAGCCACCGTATGTGTCTCATAGTTACCAAACACCTTCACAAGCTGTTCCATCAATAGATGCACAAAGAGCAAACAAACTGCAGATTCCAACAAACCCTAGAATCACTTCAAGTATAACTGTGGGTTTACGAAAAACTGAAAAGGATATAAATATGACCAGTCCAGCAGTGAAACCTGCTTACATCAGTGTTTCACTGCCAAAACCGGTCGATAAGGTGCCATCCAGTGCTAGTGCTGATTCTCTACTGAAG ACTGGTATGTTCCCCAAGTCACTGCGTGGTTACGTTGAAAGAGCTTTGGCTCGTTGTAAAGATGATAATCAGATGGCTGCCTGTCAGGTTGTCATGAAGGAG ATCATCACCAAGGCAACAGCTGATAGCACTCTTTACACACGAGACTGGGATACTGAGCCTCTTTTTCCCCTCCCAAATGAAGATGCTACAAATAAAGA GTTAAATTCTTCAGACCTTGTTTCATCATTGGCAAAGCTTAAAAGAAGTCCAAGTAGACGGCCCAAGAGTAGATGGGAACCTTTACCAGAGGAGAAGTCAGAGAAGTCCGCTGAGAGGCCAGCCTCTTTAAATGGCAGTGGTCTAAACTATGCTGCTTGGGGACATGTGAATGATAAGGAGAGAAAG CCATTTGTGTGGGGTTCTGGGAGTAAGAATGATAATATGAGTAATGCAAAGTTTCCCTCGCTGGAGCAGAAAAGTGCAAGTAAGATAATACAAAAGCCATTTAAGAGGCAACGCCTTTCTGATGGGGTAGGCACTACTGAGAATGGTGATGCATCTAGTGATAGTGATCCTGATCAAGGATTAGCAGCCTACTACACGGGTGCAATGGCCCTTGCAGATTCACCAGAAGAAAGAAAGAGACGTGAACATCGATCTAAGCGTTTCGAAAAAGTGCAAAGCCATCGAGGACAGAATAATCATTTCAAACCTAAAAATGCTGGTGCTGGAAACTTGTATGCTAGAAGAGCTAATGCCTTGGTGCTCAGCAAAAATTTTGAAGATGGTGCTAGCAGGGCTGTTGAAGACATTGACTGGGATTCTCTTACTGTCAAGGGGACTTGCCAAGAAATTGAGAAACGTTATTTGCGCCTCACTTCTGCACCTGATCCTGCCACT GTTAGGCCGGAGGATGTTCTTGAAAAAGCTTTGCTTATGGTACAAAATTCCCAGAAGAATTACCTATATAAATGTGATCAACTGAAGTCCATTCGCCAGGATTTGACAGTGCAACGAATTCGAAATCATTTAACAGTAAAG GTGTATGAAACTCATGCTCGGTTAGCATTGGAAGTTGGAGACCTGCCAGAATATAATCAG TGCCAGTCACAGTTGAAATCACTCTATGCTGACGGTATTGAGGGATGTCATATGGAGTTTTCTGCGTACAACTTGCTTTGTGTTATCCTTCACTCAAATAATAACAGAGATCTCTTATCATCAATGGCAAG TTTGTCAGCTGAAACAAAAAGGCACGAGGCTGTCAAACATGCTCTTGCAGTTCGAGCTGCTGTCACTTCGGGAAATTATGTCATGTTCTTCAGGCTCTATAAGACAGCTCCCAACTTAAGCACCTGCCTTATGG ATCTTTATGTTGAAAAGATGCGGTTTAAGGCAGTGAGTTGCATGTGCCGATCATATCGGCCGACAATACCTGTTTCATATGTTGCTCAAATTCTGGGGTTTACCAACATAACACCTACAAATGAGGAAAGTGAGGATAAGGATTCAGAAGGATTGGAGGAATGCATTGAATGGTTGAAACTGCATGGTGCATCCTTTATTGCAGATAACAATGGGGAAATGCAGCTTGACGCGAAG TCTACTTCTTCTAGTCTTTACATGCCAGAGACTGATGCCGTGTCCCATGGAGATGCCAATCTTGCTGTTAATGATTTTTTTACACGGACACCTTCATAG